One Chaetodon trifascialis isolate fChaTrf1 chromosome 21, fChaTrf1.hap1, whole genome shotgun sequence genomic window carries:
- the mrpl58 gene encoding large ribosomal subunit protein mL62, which produces MAAHIVQRTYLLCCRAGVNVIPQHLKLRSVVIADVSNTWQLSVGYGTRGTDTIQDVHVHIPVDRLRVSYSRSSGPGGQNVNKVSTKAEVRFYVQTADWIPEDVRQKIFEKNKNRINKAGELLVTSELSRSQQRNLSDCIQKISAIIAEASEKPHEPTAEDVALRAKRLEKRNQERLNQKKIHSAIKRSRRVDFD; this is translated from the exons ATGGCGGCACACATAGTACAACGGACATATTTACTTTGCTGTAGAGCAGGAGTGAACGTGATTCCACAGCATCTAAAACTAAGGAGTGTTGTTATAGCAGATGTTAGTAATACTTGGCAGCTGAGTGTTGGTTACGGGACGCGAGGGACAGACACCATACAG GACGTCCATGTGCACATTCCAGTGg ACCGTTTGAGAGTATCTTACAGCAGGAGCAGTGGTCCTGGTGGTCAGAACGTCAACAAAG TCAGCACAAAAGCAGAGGTCCGATTCTATGTGCAGACAGCAGACTGGATCCCGGAAGATGTTCggcagaaaatatttgaaaag AACAAAAATCGCATCAATAAGGCTGGGGAGCTGCTGGTGACCTCAGAGCTGAGCAGGAGTCAGCAGAGAAACCTTTCTGATTGCATCCAGAAGATTTCTGCCATCATAGCCGAGGCCAGCGAGAAGCCACATGAACCGACGGCAGAAGACGTAGCACTCAGGGCAAAGAG ATTGGAGAAGAGGAACCAAGAGCGACTCAACCAGAAAAAGATCCATTCAGCTATCAAGAGGAGCAGACGAGTGGATTTTGACTAA